Proteins encoded in a region of the Megalops cyprinoides isolate fMegCyp1 chromosome 3, fMegCyp1.pri, whole genome shotgun sequence genome:
- the LOC118774624 gene encoding odorant receptor 131-2-like, giving the protein MEVNVSSEEITFVHQQAFRWELNEALLIKVIVALSTSLLSVYVNSLMFFTLRSKPIFRETSRYILFANMLFNDSLNLMGSTVLYSFALAYLHLVKALCALVMLMTTVTLNNTPLNLAVMSLERYVAICFPLRHAEIATQSRTAIAIGAVWFLSSLNFVIDMFYTTVADPHSFTTPIFCTRERMCIAQWQIDMYQGFNGFFFVIVAVILIYTYIGIMVAARSVSTNKDSAKKARNTVLLHLIQLGLCLTSFLYGLLERIMATAGAALFMHLRFLNFFTLIILPRCLSPLIYGLRDDALRPLFLSYFRCKPGKVKTVAIGHQTTF; this is encoded by the coding sequence ATGGAGGTCAATGTTTCCTCTGAAGAGATTACATTTGTTCACCAGCAAGCCTTCCGTTGGGAGCTGAATGAGGCACTTCTGATAAAAGTGATTGTGGCCCTGTCCACATCCCTGCTTTCTGTCTATGTGAACAGCCTTATGTTCTTCACTTTGAGGAGCAAGCCCATCTTCAGGGAGACATCCCGCTACATCCTCTTTGCTAATATGCTCTTCAACGATTCTCTCAACCTGATGGGCAGCACAGTGTTGTACTCATTCGCCCTGGCATACCTGCACCTGGTTAAGGCCCTCTGTGCACTGGTGATGTTGATGACTACTGTGACTTTGAACAACACCCCACTGAatctggctgtgatgtcactggagcGTTACGTGGCTATCTGCTTCCCCCTCCGGCATGCAGAGATCGCCACGCAGAGTAGGACAGCCATTGCCATTGGAGCAGTCTGGTTTCTCAGCTCCCTCAACTTTGTGATTGACATGTTCTACACCACTGTGGCAGATCCCCACTCTTTCACTACACCCATATTTTGCACACGGGAGAGGATGTGTATTGCTCAGTGGCAGATTGACATGTATCAGGGCTTCAATggttttttctttgtgattGTGGCTGTAATTCTGATCTACACATACATTGGCATTATGGTAGCAGCCAGATCCGTCTCCACAAACAAAGATTCAGCTAAGAAGGCCCGTAACACTGTGCTCCTCCACTTGATTCAGCTGGGACTGTGTCTCACCTCCTTTCTGTACGGCCTCCTTGAGCGTATAATGGCCACGGctggtgctgctctgttcaTGCACCTGCgctttttgaactttttcacCCTCATCATCCTTCCCCGATGCCTGAGTCCCCTGATTTACGGCCTGAGGGATGATGCTTTGCGACCCCTCTTCCTCAGCTACTTCAGATGCAAGCCTGGAAAAGTCAAGACTGTTGCAATTGGACACcaaaccacattttaa
- the LOC118774626 gene encoding odorant receptor 131-2-like — MDEANFSVEEPSFIYQQAYHIQLDGLLITRMVIVLSTSLFFFYVNSIMFFTLRSKPVFRETSRYILFANIVFSDSILLLSNTVIYSFAVAYLYVFKAVCALVMLFCITTYTFSPLNLAVMSLERYVAICYPLHHAEITTQKRTNITIGVVWFLASLNIVIDLFYTTVTKPHSFNAPTFCTRERLLIDKWQLDLFHGLNGFYFVTVAVIIIYTYIAIIVAAKSVSTDKDSAKKARNTVLLHLIQLGLCLTSFLYGVFERMLSTIDLTLYLNIRVLLFFVLIILPRCLSPLIYGLRDDIFRPLFLSYFRCRYGNIKPAVILYFTK, encoded by the coding sequence ATGGATGAAGCCAATTTTTCTGTTGAGGAACCTTCATTTATATACCAGCAAGCCTACCATATACAACTGGATGGACTGCTTATCACTCGAATGGTTATAGTGCTGTCCACgtccctgttctttttctaTGTGAACAGCATAATGTTCTTCACTTTGAGGAGCAAACCCGTCTTCAGGGAGACATCCCGCTACATCCTCTTTGCTAACATAGTCTTCAGCGATTCCATCCTTCTGTTGAGCAACACAGTTATATACTCATTTGCTGTGGCATACCTCTATGTGTTCAAGGCTGTCTGTGCTCTGGTAATGCTATTCTGTATTACCACATACACCTTCAGCCCCTTGAacctggcagtgatgtcactggaacGTTACGTGGCCATCTGCTACCCTTTGCATCATGCAGAGATCACcacacagaaaaggacaaaCATCACTATAGGAGTAGTCTGGTTTCTCGCCTCCCTCAATATTGTCATTGACTTGTTTTACACCACTGTGACAAAGCCCCATTCTTTCAATGCACCTACATTTTGCACACGGGAGAGGCTGCTCATTGACAAGTGGCAACTTGACTTGTTTCACGGACTCAACGGTTTTTACTTCGTCACTGTGGCTGTAATCATCATCTACACATATATCGCTATTATAGTAGCAGCCAAGTCCGTCTCCACAGACAAGGATTCAGCTAAGAAGGCCCGTAACACTGTGCTCCTCCACCTGATTCAGCTGGGACTGTGTCTCACCTCTTTTCTGTATGGTGTCTTTGAACGTATGTTGTCCACAATTGATTTGACCCTGTACTTGAATATTCGtgtcctgcttttttttgtccttatcATCCTTCCCCGATGCCTGAGTCCCCTGATTTACGGCCTGAGGGATGATATTTTCCggcccctcttcctcagctACTTCAGATGCAGATACGGCAATATCAAACCTGCtgtgattttatattttacaaaataa
- the LOC118774639 gene encoding odorant receptor 131-2-like — MDEANVSVEELSFVHQQAYQMQLDGLLITQLVIVLSTSLFFFYVNSVMFFTLRSKPVFRETSRYILFANIVLSDSILLLSSTVVYSFATLYLYVFKAVCALVILFSITTYTFTPLNLAVMSLERYVAICYPLRHAEITTQRRTNITIGVLWFLASFNIVIDLFYTTVTKPHSFNTPIFCTRERLLIAKWQLDFFHGLNSFYLVAVAVIIIYTYIAIMVAARSISTDKDSAKKARKTVLLHLIQLGLCLTSFLYGVFESMLSTIDLTLFLHLCVLLFFVLIILPRCLSPLIYGLRDDTFRPLFLSYFRCRYGNVKPAVILH; from the coding sequence ATGGATGAAGCTAATGTTTCTGTTGAGGAACTTTCATTTGTACACCAGCAAGCCTACCAAATGCAACTGGATGGACTGCTTATTACCCAACTGGTTATAGTGCTGTCCACgtccctgttctttttctaTGTGAACAGCGTCATGTTCTTCACTTTGAGGAGCAAACCCGTCTTCAGGGAGACGTCCCGCTACATCCTCTTTGCTAACATAGTCCTCAGTGATTCTATCCTTCTGTTGAGCAGCACAGTTGTATACTCATTTGCTACATTATACCTTTATGTGTTCAAGGCTGTCTGTGCTCTGGTGATACTATTCTCTATTACCACATACACCTTCACCCCCTTGAacctggcagtgatgtcactggaacGTTACGTGGCCATCTGCTACCCTTTGCGTCATGCAGAGATCACTACGCAGAGAAGGACAAACATCACTATAGGAGTACTCTGGTTTCTCGCCTCCTTCAATATTGTCATTGACTTGTTTTACACCACTGTGACAAAGCCCCATTCTTTCAACACACCCATATTTTGCACACGGGAGAGGCTGCTCATTGCCAAGTGGCAACTTGACTTTTTTCACGGGCTCAACAGTTTTTACcttgtggctgtggctgtaaTCATCATCTACACATATATCGCCATTATGGTAGCAGCCAGGTCTATCTCCACAGACAAGGATTCAGCTAAGAAGGCCCGCAAGACTGTACTGCTCCATTTGATTCAGCTGGGACTGTGTCTCACCTCTTTTCTGTACGGAGTTTTTGAAAGCATGTTGTCCACAATTGATTTGACCCTGTTCTTACATTTGTGtgtcttgcttttttttgtccttatcATCCTCCCCCGATGCCTGAGTCCCCTGATTTACGGCTTGAGGGATGATACTTTCCggcccctcttcctcagctACTTCAGATGCAGATATGGCAATGTCAAGCctgctgtgattttacattga